The Salvia splendens isolate huo1 chromosome 20, SspV2, whole genome shotgun sequence nucleotide sequence TTCTCGGCCCAGGTTCGTGGTGAAGATGGTGTCGATCGCTGATCTGAACTGGAGCAGTGTTTGGACGTCGGATTCGGATATGAGGCCGGTGGAGTTTGGCGGTACGTTGAGTAGAAGAAGGCAGTTTCTGCCTACGGATGTGTAGTAAATACTGAGTAGTTTGATAAGGTTTTTCGGCGACTCGGATTTGTGCCAAAACCAGCCTCTTCTGATGGAGACGTCGCACTCCGCCGGCACCCAATTCGTCCCTTTGGGGTCTCCACAGTTGAGATAACTGCACGTTTACATGGAGAATTTTTTGATCTATTGATTGCTAGTGACAGATGGACCTACTATAAATAGTTGTCGTTTTATAGTTGTGTAATAGGAGATGTATTATCTATGTATTAGGTGATCTTAAAGGGTCTGAGGGAGATTTGACAAAAAAAACGATACTACAAATTACCTAGTGGTACTATTGCCAATTGATATGGATGTAGAGTTGATGGTGGACCAACATGTTCTTCCGGCAGACCCCTTCTCGTTTCCGACCCAACGGACGTCCGGTCCGGCATCAGAGAAGATATTAGTATTGCTCTGGAGTTCCTTCACCATTGAAAACCAATCGTTGAAGTGATAGGTCATGTTTGGTGCATTCGGACCCTTTGCTCCGTCGAACCATATCTCTCTAATATCTCCTCCATACCTGCCACCACActttaattcaatttcattcATGTATGATAAAATCAAGTATTGATAATGAACTGCAACTTAGCTGCTAACATTGTTTCTCCTCCAAAATATCATAATAGGTTGAACATTTGAGTCACCACCGTGTGTAAATAGGTTACTATTATTAATCttcttttattaaaagataaaaCCATATTTAATTATGCATAGTTAAGGTAGTCATTCAACATTGTAAAATCCGGATGAAATCGTACATATTATGTTCTTTGAAATATAAACTCACGATCCTAGATGGTACAAGCTAGTAGTGGGACAGTgagaatattaattttataataaaataaatacgtAAAATGTATAATACAAAAATTAGTAAAACTGACATTGAATGATTGGATAttcgaaaatgacaaaatgagacgaGGGAAAAAATGTTAGCGTTTTACCTAGTGAGAAGTTCCTGCAACTGAGCCATGTAGTACTCATTGTAGAGCTTCTCATTCCCGTATCTATGATCGTGCATATCCCACGGCGAGAGGTAGAAGCCCGAATCGATTCCCCGGGCTTTGGCCGCGTCCACAAACTCTCTAACCACGTCTCCGCTCCCGTTCTTCCACGGGCTTCCGATCACAGAGTGATCGGTGTATTCTGACGGCCACAAGCAAAACCCATCGTGATGCTTGGCCGTCAGAATCATCAACGAGAAGCCCGCTCGAGCGGCAGTGTCGGCCCATTGGCTGGCGTTGAGGCCCGTCGGGCTGAAAACGGACGGGCTCTCCTTCCCGGTGCCCCATTCGCGGCCCGTGAAGGTGTTCACGCCGAAATGGAGGAACATGATCATCTCTCTTTGTTGCCACTCTAGTTGTGAATATGATGGGAATGGAAGAATGGGGAGAGGAGGGGTCGATACCTTTATTTGGTCTTGCATTGAGAGATTCATTTGAAATACCAAAAAAATTGTGGA carries:
- the LOC121781775 gene encoding alpha-L-fucosidase 1-like yields the protein MVNSKPQNLFYISTIFLVFQMNLSMQDQIKVSTPPLPILPFPSYSQLEWQQREMIMFLHFGVNTFTGREWGTGKESPSVFSPTGLNASQWADTAARAGFSLMILTAKHHDGFCLWPSEYTDHSVIGSPWKNGSGDVVREFVDAAKARGIDSGFYLSPWDMHDHRYGNEKLYNEYYMAQLQELLTRYGGDIREIWFDGAKGPNAPNMTYHFNDWFSMVKELQSNTNIFSDAGPDVRWVGNEKGSAGRTCWSTINSTSISIGNSTTSYLNCGDPKGTNWVPAECDVSIRRGWFWHKSESPKNLIKLLSIYYTSVGRNCLLLLNVPPNSTGLISESDVQTLLQFRSAIDTIFTTNLGRECSVEASSQRGGGFGPMNVLDEDHLWTYWAPTEEKQEYWIELKAKSGKINAFNVVRIQEAIGLGQRIQEHEVYVDGILVVRGSTVGYKRLHRLEIASVGANRVRIKIVRAKGIVPLISSIGLHFDPYY